The following coding sequences lie in one Streptomyces sp. NBC_00510 genomic window:
- a CDS encoding glycosyltransferase family 39 protein has translation MPTRPETARAAAPALQDRRADGAPSRTPSPFTRFSWPVLLPLLTLVAALVHLPSFVRPVWNPDEGFLATQARVLASGGVLYDTVVDRKPPLLPWLYEGAFVLFGDGSLRPVRAAAVVAHVVTAALLVALARRRWGDRWGAAAGFGYLLLSVGLAPEDTQAASFEVFTLPWTVAAVLCADRGRWGAAGVAVAGAALTKQTGAVVLLPVVWMLWRARRGSAAASASAGAWARLAAGCALPVVAVALATGAGRFVFWTVTGSGAYISPEGAWLLAAGRGLGNAAILAAAGAGLVLPAVRLAARRRAGAGAELWIWLGAAAVAVVAGFQFYGHYYLQLLPPLTLVGVAALRRLPARGPARKAAAVWTVLAAAVFTGWGFAAPRAELDHARAVAAAIRAHTDADGTVLVWGMHPEQYWLSGRAPAGRFLTAGFLTNFSGGRGGARVGEEYAVPGAWAAFRREFSAAPPAVVVDDSRDAPYGAAHVPGLRRLLDRGGYERVATADGAVLYVRPSRR, from the coding sequence GTGCCGACCCGCCCCGAGACCGCCCGCGCCGCCGCGCCCGCGCTCCAGGACCGGCGGGCGGACGGCGCCCCGTCCCGGACGCCCTCACCGTTCACCCGGTTCTCGTGGCCCGTGCTGCTCCCGCTGCTGACGCTGGTGGCGGCGCTGGTCCATCTGCCCTCCTTCGTACGCCCCGTCTGGAACCCCGACGAGGGGTTCCTCGCGACCCAGGCGCGCGTGCTCGCTTCCGGAGGCGTCCTCTACGACACCGTCGTGGACCGCAAGCCCCCGCTGCTGCCGTGGCTCTACGAGGGGGCGTTCGTGCTCTTCGGCGACGGCTCGCTCCGGCCCGTGCGGGCGGCGGCCGTCGTGGCGCACGTGGTGACCGCGGCGCTGCTCGTCGCCCTCGCCCGGCGCCGCTGGGGCGACCGGTGGGGCGCGGCCGCCGGGTTCGGCTACCTGCTGCTGTCGGTGGGGCTGGCGCCCGAGGACACGCAGGCGGCGTCCTTCGAGGTCTTCACCCTGCCGTGGACGGTCGCCGCCGTGCTGTGCGCCGACCGCGGGCGCTGGGGCGCGGCCGGGGTGGCGGTGGCCGGGGCGGCGCTGACCAAGCAGACCGGCGCGGTGGTGCTCCTCCCGGTGGTCTGGATGCTGTGGCGGGCCCGGCGGGGGAGTGCGGCCGCGTCCGCGTCCGCTGGAGCATGGGCCCGGTTGGCGGCGGGGTGCGCGCTGCCCGTCGTGGCCGTGGCCCTGGCGACCGGTGCGGGGCGCTTCGTCTTCTGGACGGTCACCGGCTCCGGGGCCTACATCTCGCCCGAGGGAGCCTGGCTGCTCGCGGCCGGGCGGGGGCTCGGCAACGCCGCGATCCTCGCGGCGGCCGGGGCTGGGCTGGTGCTGCCGGCCGTCCGGCTCGCCGCGCGCCGGAGGGCCGGTGCCGGGGCCGAGTTGTGGATCTGGCTCGGCGCGGCCGCCGTCGCCGTCGTGGCGGGCTTCCAGTTCTACGGCCACTACTACCTGCAACTGCTGCCCCCGCTCACGCTCGTCGGGGTGGCCGCGCTGCGCCGGCTGCCCGCGCGCGGTCCGGCCCGAAAGGCGGCCGCGGTCTGGACGGTGCTGGCGGCGGCCGTGTTCACCGGCTGGGGCTTCGCCGCCCCGCGCGCCGAACTCGACCACGCCCGGGCCGTCGCCGCCGCGATCCGCGCCCACACCGACGCGGACGGGACCGTCCTGGTGTGGGGCATGCACCCGGAGCAGTACTGGCTGTCCGGGCGCGCACCGGCCGGCCGGTTCCTCACGGCGGGATTCCTCACCAACTTCAGCGGCGGCCGCGGCGGGGCCCGGGTCGGCGAGGAGTACGCCGTACCGGGCGCCTGGGCGGCCTTCCGCCGCGAGTTCTCCGCCGCGCCCCCGGCCGTCGTGGTCGACGACTCGCGGGACGCCCCCTACGGCGCGGCGCACGTGCCCGGTCTGCGCCGCCTGCTCGACCGGGGCGGCTACGAGCGCGTCGCCACCGCAGACGGCGCGGTGCTGTACGTCCGGCCGTCTCGCCGGTAG
- a CDS encoding amino acid permease: protein MDVGGNAAKGRSGFFRTKSVEDSLRDTQEPEHALKKSLSALDLTVFGVGVVIGTGIFVLTGKVAKENAGPAVALSFVAAGVVCALAALCYAEFASTVPVAGSAYTFSFATLGELPAWIIGWDLVLELALGCAVVAVGWSGYLRSIMDNWGWHLPSVLSGGEQSGFHFDLLAFLLVAVLTAVLVAGMKLSARVTSVVVAIKVTVVLIVIIVGAFFIKSHNYTPFVPPAVPSEGAEAGIKAPLIQLISGFTPSQFGVMGIFTAAAVVFFAYIGFDIVATAAEETRNPQRDVPRGILGSLIICTVLYVAVSIVVTGMQHYTRLTVDAPLADAFKAVGHPFWAGLIAFGAVVGLTTVCMILLLGQSRVFFAMSRDGLLPRFFSRVHPTRGTPYRSTILLGGIVAIVAGFTTIEELAELVNIGTLFAFIVVAIGVVVLRRTRPDLPRAFRTPLVPWLPAVSVLATLWLMLNLPAETWLRFAIWMALGFLVYFLYGYRHSRVRTPARQG from the coding sequence GTGGACGTGGGCGGTAACGCTGCGAAGGGTCGGAGCGGTTTCTTCCGTACCAAATCGGTCGAGGACTCCCTGCGGGACACCCAGGAGCCCGAGCACGCGCTCAAGAAGTCGCTGTCCGCCCTCGACCTCACGGTCTTCGGTGTCGGCGTCGTCATCGGCACCGGCATCTTCGTCCTCACGGGCAAGGTGGCGAAGGAGAACGCGGGCCCGGCCGTCGCGCTGTCCTTCGTCGCCGCGGGCGTCGTGTGCGCGCTCGCCGCCCTGTGCTACGCGGAGTTCGCCTCCACCGTGCCGGTGGCCGGATCCGCGTACACCTTCTCCTTCGCCACCCTCGGCGAACTGCCCGCCTGGATCATCGGCTGGGACCTCGTGCTGGAACTGGCGCTGGGCTGCGCCGTGGTAGCCGTCGGATGGTCAGGCTACCTGCGCTCGATCATGGACAACTGGGGCTGGCACCTGCCGTCCGTGCTGTCCGGCGGCGAACAGAGCGGCTTCCACTTCGACCTGCTGGCCTTCCTGCTGGTGGCCGTGCTCACCGCCGTCCTGGTCGCCGGGATGAAGCTGTCGGCCCGGGTCACCTCCGTGGTGGTCGCCATCAAGGTCACCGTGGTGCTGATCGTCATCATCGTGGGCGCGTTCTTCATCAAGAGCCACAACTACACCCCGTTCGTCCCGCCCGCCGTGCCGTCCGAGGGGGCGGAGGCCGGCATCAAGGCCCCGCTCATCCAGCTGATCTCGGGCTTCACGCCGTCCCAGTTCGGCGTCATGGGCATCTTCACCGCGGCGGCCGTTGTCTTCTTCGCGTACATCGGTTTCGACATCGTCGCCACCGCCGCCGAGGAGACCAGGAACCCGCAGCGGGACGTGCCGCGCGGCATCCTCGGCTCGCTGATCATCTGCACCGTGCTCTACGTCGCCGTCTCCATCGTCGTCACCGGCATGCAGCACTACACCCGGCTGACGGTGGACGCGCCGCTGGCCGACGCCTTCAAGGCGGTGGGCCACCCCTTCTGGGCCGGGCTGATCGCCTTCGGCGCGGTGGTGGGCCTGACGACGGTCTGCATGATCCTGCTGCTCGGGCAGAGCCGGGTCTTCTTCGCGATGAGCCGCGACGGGCTGCTGCCGCGCTTCTTCTCCCGGGTGCACCCCACCCGGGGCACGCCCTACCGTTCGACGATCCTGCTCGGCGGCATCGTGGCGATCGTCGCCGGCTTCACGACCATCGAGGAACTGGCCGAGCTGGTGAACATCGGCACCCTCTTTGCGTTCATCGTCGTCGCCATCGGCGTCGTGGTGCTGCGCCGTACCCGCCCCGACCTGCCGCGTGCCTTCCGCACCCCGCTCGTGCCGTGGCTGCCCGCGGTGTCGGTGCTCGCCACGCTGTGGCTGATGCTCAACCTCCCCGCCGAGACCTGGCTGCGGTTCGCCATCTGGATGGCCCTCGGCTTCCTCGTCTACTTCCTCTACGGCTACCGGCACAGCCGGGTCCGCACACCGGCCCGGCAGGGGTGA
- the dxs gene encoding 1-deoxy-D-xylulose-5-phosphate synthase yields MALLTRIKGPRDLDRLSPEQLVELAGEIRTFLVDEVSKTGGHLGPNLGVVELTIALHRVFDSPQDKVLWDTGHQSYVHKLLTGRQDFSKLKSKGGLSGYPSRAESEHDVIENSHASTVLGWADGLAKANEQLGKHDHTVAVIGDGALTGGMAWEALNNIATAKDRPLVIVVNDNERSYAPTIGGLANHLATLRTTDGYERFLTRTKELLERTPVIGQPLYETLHGAKKGFKDFIAPQGMFEDLGLKYVGPIDGHDIAALESALQRAKRFGGPVIVHCLTEKGRGYTPALQDEADRFHAVGKIHPDTGLPIAASGADWTSVFGEEMVKLGRERKDIVAITAAMLQPVGLDKFAKAFPDRVYDVGIAEQHAAVSAAGLATGGLHPVVAVYATFLNRAFDQVLMDVALHKCGVTFVLDRAGITGTDGASHNGMWDMSILQVVPGVRIAAPRDADQVRAQLREAVEVSDAPTVVRYSKGAVGPAVKAVGKVGGMDVLRQAKPQDDDATPDVLLVSVGALAPMCLEIADLLDAQGITTTVVDPRWVKPVDAALPGLAAGHRVVVTVEDNGRVGGVGSAVAQALRDAGVDVPLRDFGIPQEFLDHASRKEVMAEIGLTAPDIARQVTGLVSRLGGRYADEPAPQVAGD; encoded by the coding sequence GTGGCTCTGCTGACCCGTATCAAGGGACCGCGCGACCTCGACCGGCTCAGCCCGGAGCAGCTGGTCGAGCTGGCAGGCGAGATCCGTACCTTCCTGGTCGACGAGGTCTCCAAGACGGGCGGGCACCTGGGACCGAACCTGGGTGTCGTCGAACTGACCATCGCGCTCCACCGTGTCTTCGACTCGCCGCAGGACAAGGTGCTGTGGGACACCGGGCACCAGTCCTACGTCCACAAGCTGCTCACCGGCCGTCAGGACTTCTCCAAGCTCAAGAGCAAGGGGGGCCTGTCCGGCTACCCTTCGCGCGCCGAGTCCGAGCACGACGTCATCGAGAACAGCCACGCCTCCACGGTGCTCGGCTGGGCCGACGGCCTGGCCAAGGCCAACGAGCAGCTGGGCAAGCACGACCACACCGTCGCCGTCATCGGTGACGGCGCCTTGACCGGCGGCATGGCCTGGGAGGCGCTGAACAACATCGCCACCGCCAAGGACCGCCCGCTGGTCATCGTCGTCAACGACAACGAGCGCTCCTACGCCCCCACCATCGGCGGCCTCGCCAACCACCTCGCCACGCTGCGCACCACCGACGGCTACGAGCGCTTCCTCACCCGCACCAAGGAACTGCTGGAGCGCACCCCGGTCATCGGCCAGCCGCTGTACGAGACCCTGCACGGCGCCAAGAAGGGCTTCAAGGACTTCATCGCCCCGCAGGGCATGTTCGAGGACCTGGGCCTGAAGTACGTCGGCCCGATCGACGGCCACGACATCGCCGCCCTGGAGTCCGCGCTGCAGCGCGCCAAGCGCTTCGGCGGCCCGGTCATCGTCCACTGCCTGACGGAGAAGGGCCGCGGCTACACCCCCGCCCTGCAGGACGAGGCCGACCGCTTCCACGCGGTCGGCAAGATCCACCCGGACACCGGCCTGCCGATCGCGGCCTCCGGCGCCGACTGGACCTCGGTCTTCGGCGAGGAGATGGTCAAGCTCGGCAGGGAGCGCAAGGACATCGTGGCCATCACCGCCGCGATGCTCCAGCCCGTGGGCCTGGACAAGTTCGCCAAGGCGTTCCCCGACCGCGTCTACGACGTCGGGATCGCCGAGCAGCACGCGGCGGTGTCCGCGGCGGGCCTGGCGACCGGCGGCCTGCACCCGGTGGTCGCCGTCTACGCGACCTTCCTCAACCGCGCCTTCGACCAGGTCCTGATGGACGTCGCGCTGCACAAGTGCGGCGTCACCTTCGTGCTGGACCGCGCCGGCATCACCGGCACCGACGGCGCCTCGCACAACGGCATGTGGGACATGTCGATCCTGCAGGTCGTCCCGGGCGTGCGGATCGCCGCCCCGCGCGACGCCGACCAGGTGCGCGCCCAGCTCCGCGAGGCCGTCGAGGTGTCGGACGCCCCGACCGTGGTCCGCTACTCCAAGGGCGCGGTCGGCCCGGCGGTCAAGGCCGTCGGCAAGGTCGGCGGCATGGACGTGCTGCGTCAGGCCAAGCCGCAGGACGACGACGCCACGCCGGACGTCCTGCTGGTCTCCGTCGGCGCGCTCGCCCCGATGTGCCTGGAGATCGCCGACCTGCTCGACGCCCAGGGCATCACCACCACCGTCGTCGACCCCCGCTGGGTCAAGCCCGTCGACGCGGCCCTGCCCGGTCTCGCGGCCGGCCACCGGGTCGTCGTCACCGTCGAGGACAACGGGCGCGTCGGCGGTGTCGGCTCCGCCGTCGCCCAGGCGCTGCGCGACGCCGGCGTGGACGTGCCGCTGCGCGACTTCGGCATCCCGCAGGAGTTCCTCGACCACGCCAGCCGCAAGGAGGTCATGGCCGAGATCGGTCTGACCGCCCCGGACATCGCGCGCCAGGTGACCGGCCTCGTCAGCCGGCTCGGGGGCCGCTACGCCGACGAGCCCGCGCCCCAGGTCGCGGGCGACTGA
- a CDS encoding sugar ABC transporter permease: protein MSDTSKTVKQDVVAAAVEDASSAAVPVVDPRLLVREEGFKGYLTEFKRKVRGGELGSLPVIIGLIIIWTIFQTQSSNFLSAGNLANIGFFLAATGMLAIGLVFVLLLGEIDLSVGSVSGLASAVFAIFVTNHGMNPWLAMILAIVTGILIGALHGWFFAKIGVPAFVVTLAGFLGWNGLMLQLLGDSGSLSIPDDGPLHILGQRSFFMDQDISGAYLLAGLGTVAMLAGSLIEQRRRRAAGVPFRPTGEIAFRVGALAVVSFVAAYVLNQASGVPNALVVFLAALVVTDFVLRRTSYGRKVFAVGGGIEAARRAGINVAMVRISVFAISGGFAALGGLFFAAQTFTATLGAGGGNTLMLAIAAAVIGGTSLFGGRGNVWSALLGMLVIQSIQTGLDLLNMNTALQYMITAAVLLAAVVIDSVSRKSQKAAGRG from the coding sequence GTGAGCGACACGTCGAAGACCGTAAAGCAGGACGTGGTGGCAGCGGCGGTCGAGGACGCGTCCTCGGCGGCTGTGCCCGTGGTCGACCCGCGCCTGCTCGTCCGTGAAGAGGGCTTCAAGGGCTACCTCACCGAGTTCAAGCGCAAGGTGCGCGGCGGTGAGCTCGGCTCGCTGCCGGTCATCATCGGCCTGATCATCATCTGGACGATCTTCCAGACCCAGTCGAGCAACTTCCTGAGCGCCGGCAACCTGGCCAACATCGGCTTCTTCCTGGCCGCCACGGGCATGCTCGCCATCGGTCTGGTCTTCGTACTGCTGCTCGGTGAGATCGACCTGTCGGTCGGCTCGGTCAGCGGTCTGGCCTCGGCCGTCTTCGCCATCTTCGTCACGAACCACGGGATGAACCCGTGGCTGGCCATGATCCTGGCCATCGTCACCGGCATCCTCATCGGTGCCCTGCACGGCTGGTTCTTCGCGAAGATCGGCGTCCCCGCGTTCGTCGTCACCCTGGCCGGCTTCCTCGGCTGGAACGGCCTGATGCTGCAGCTGCTCGGCGACAGCGGAAGCCTCTCGATCCCGGACGACGGCCCGCTGCACATCCTGGGCCAGCGTTCCTTCTTCATGGACCAGGACATCTCCGGCGCCTACCTGCTGGCCGGCCTCGGCACCGTGGCCATGCTGGCGGGCTCGCTGATCGAGCAGCGGCGGCGTCGCGCGGCCGGCGTCCCGTTCCGGCCCACCGGCGAGATCGCGTTCCGCGTGGGCGCCCTGGCGGTCGTCTCCTTCGTCGCCGCGTACGTCCTGAACCAGGCGAGCGGCGTGCCCAACGCGCTGGTCGTCTTCCTGGCGGCCCTGGTCGTCACGGACTTCGTGCTCCGGCGCACCTCGTACGGCCGCAAGGTGTTCGCGGTCGGCGGCGGCATCGAGGCCGCCCGTCGTGCCGGCATCAACGTCGCCATGGTCCGCATCTCGGTGTTCGCCATCTCCGGCGGCTTCGCGGCGCTCGGCGGTCTGTTCTTCGCCGCGCAGACCTTCACGGCGACCCTGGGCGCCGGCGGCGGCAACACCCTGATGCTGGCCATCGCGGCCGCGGTCATCGGTGGCACCAGCCTCTTCGGCGGCCGCGGAAACGTTTGGTCCGCGCTGCTCGGCATGCTGGTCATCCAGTCCATCCAGACCGGCCTGGACCTGCTCAACATGAACACCGCGCTCCAGTACATGATCACCGCCGCGGTGCTGCTCGCCGCCGTGGTCATCGACTCGGTGTCCCGCAAGAGCCAGAAGGCCGCGGGCCGCGGCTGA
- a CDS encoding ATP-binding cassette domain-containing protein, with the protein MVHVSATPVLALRGVSKRFGAVQALTDVDLEVHAGEVVALVGDNGAGKSTLVKTIAGVHPIDDGVIEWEGKPVNINRPHDAQGLGVATVYQDLALCDNLDVVANLYLGSEIKRAGVIDEVMMEKRSRELLSTLSIRIPSVRIPIASLSGGQRQVVAIARALIGDPKLVILDEPTAALGVEQTAQVLDLVERLRERGLAVILISHNMVDVKAVADKVAVLRLGRNNGVFDVKSTSQEDIISAITGATDNAVTRRQGRRTEAAK; encoded by the coding sequence ATGGTTCACGTGTCCGCTACGCCCGTGCTGGCGTTGCGCGGAGTCTCCAAGCGATTCGGTGCGGTCCAGGCACTCACCGATGTCGACCTGGAGGTTCACGCCGGAGAAGTCGTCGCGCTCGTAGGCGACAACGGCGCAGGGAAGTCGACCCTGGTCAAGACGATTGCCGGTGTGCACCCCATCGATGACGGCGTCATCGAGTGGGAAGGCAAGCCGGTCAACATCAACCGGCCGCACGACGCCCAGGGTTTGGGCGTCGCCACCGTCTACCAGGACCTCGCGCTGTGCGACAACCTCGACGTCGTCGCCAACCTCTACCTCGGCAGCGAGATCAAGCGCGCCGGTGTGATCGACGAGGTCATGATGGAGAAGCGGTCCCGGGAGCTGCTCAGCACGCTGTCGATCCGCATCCCCAGCGTCCGCATCCCGATCGCCAGCCTCTCGGGTGGTCAGCGTCAGGTCGTCGCGATCGCGCGCGCCCTGATCGGTGACCCCAAGCTGGTCATCCTCGACGAGCCCACCGCCGCCCTCGGTGTCGAGCAGACCGCCCAGGTGCTCGACCTGGTCGAGCGGCTGCGCGAGCGCGGCCTCGCCGTCATCCTCATCAGCCACAACATGGTTGACGTCAAGGCCGTCGCCGACAAGGTGGCGGTACTGCGGCTCGGCCGCAACAACGGCGTCTTCGACGTCAAGAGCACGTCCCAGGAAGACATCATCTCCGCCATCACCGGTGCCACGGACAATGCCGTGACCCGCCGTCAGGGGCGGCGCACGGAGGCTGCAAAGTGA
- a CDS encoding substrate-binding domain-containing protein produces the protein MNAMMRRVVIGTAAVSMALSVAACGKAGDDKADGGSSSAGSKSKTIGLLLPDSVTARYDKFDKPLFEAKVKELCADCDVQYANAAGDSGKQAQQVSTMITKGVKVIVISAQDAAAIKSSVQAAVDKGIKVIAYDRLAQGPVSAYVSFDNEKVGELQGQALLDSLGDKAKPSANVVMINGDDADPNAALFKAGAHKVLDGKVKIAYEQSGLWKDTVANQKVTAAITQIGAKKIAGVYAANDGMAGGIATALKGAGISGIPLTGQDAELAGIQRIIAGTQSSTVYKAFKPEADAAAQLAVNLVEGKAIDSLATTSLTSGSGDKVPSQLLTPVSVTKANVKDTVVADKLWSVEEICTAEFAKACKAAGLQ, from the coding sequence ATGAACGCAATGATGCGTCGCGTCGTGATCGGCACCGCGGCCGTCTCCATGGCCCTTTCCGTCGCTGCGTGCGGCAAGGCCGGTGACGACAAGGCGGACGGCGGCAGCAGCAGCGCCGGCAGCAAGAGCAAGACCATCGGTCTGCTGCTCCCCGACAGCGTCACCGCGCGCTACGACAAGTTCGACAAGCCGCTGTTCGAGGCCAAGGTCAAGGAGCTGTGCGCGGACTGCGACGTTCAGTACGCGAACGCCGCGGGTGACTCCGGCAAGCAGGCCCAGCAGGTCAGCACCATGATCACCAAGGGTGTCAAGGTGATCGTGATCAGCGCCCAGGACGCCGCTGCCATCAAGTCCTCCGTCCAGGCCGCCGTCGACAAGGGCATCAAGGTCATCGCGTACGACCGTCTGGCCCAGGGCCCGGTCTCCGCGTACGTCTCCTTCGACAACGAGAAGGTCGGCGAGCTGCAGGGCCAGGCGCTCCTCGACTCGCTGGGCGACAAGGCCAAGCCTTCGGCGAACGTCGTCATGATCAACGGTGACGACGCCGACCCGAACGCCGCGCTGTTCAAGGCCGGTGCCCACAAGGTCCTCGACGGCAAGGTCAAGATCGCCTACGAGCAGAGCGGTCTGTGGAAGGACACCGTCGCCAACCAGAAGGTGACGGCGGCCATCACCCAGATCGGCGCCAAGAAGATCGCGGGCGTCTACGCCGCGAACGACGGCATGGCCGGCGGTATCGCCACCGCCCTCAAGGGCGCCGGCATCAGCGGCATCCCGCTGACCGGCCAGGACGCCGAACTCGCGGGCATCCAGCGGATCATCGCGGGCACCCAGTCGAGCACCGTCTACAAGGCGTTCAAGCCCGAGGCCGACGCCGCCGCCCAGCTCGCGGTGAACCTGGTCGAGGGCAAGGCCATCGACTCGCTGGCCACCACCTCGCTGACCAGCGGTTCCGGTGACAAGGTCCCGTCGCAGCTGCTGACCCCGGTCTCGGTCACCAAGGCCAACGTCAAGGACACGGTCGTCGCCGACAAGCTGTGGTCCGTCGAGGAGATCTGCACGGCCGAGTTCGCCAAGGCCTGCAAGGCCGCCGGCCTCCAGTAA
- a CDS encoding ROK family transcriptional regulator, with protein sequence MVVETPGSQSSLHRANLERVVRAVRLAGSLTQAEIARTTGLSAATVSNIVRELRDNGTVQVTPTSSGGRRARAVALSGDAGVVVGVDFGHSHLRVAVGNLAHQVLAEQSEPIDVDASASEGFDRAEQLVARLIESSGIDADKVIGVGLGVPGPIDVETGALGSTAILPGWGGINPRQELAERLRMPVQVDNDANLGALGELVWGGGRGVKDLAYIKVASGVGAGLVIDGRIYRGPGGTAGEIGHITLDESGPVCRCGNRGCLETFTAARYVLDLLRGSHGPDLTLARMVQLAREGDPGCRRVIADVGRHIGMGVASLANLLNPSRVVLGGDLAEAGELVLAPIRESVARYAIPSAARRLSVVSGGLGARAEVLGALALALSEVGDSSLLDANVPAAVAVP encoded by the coding sequence ATGGTCGTGGAGACTCCGGGGTCCCAGTCGTCGCTGCACCGGGCCAACCTCGAGCGGGTGGTCCGGGCCGTACGGCTGGCGGGTTCGCTGACGCAGGCGGAGATCGCCCGTACGACGGGGCTGTCCGCGGCGACGGTCTCCAACATCGTCCGCGAGTTGCGCGACAACGGGACCGTACAGGTCACGCCCACCTCCTCGGGAGGCCGCCGGGCCCGCGCGGTGGCGCTGTCCGGCGACGCGGGTGTCGTCGTGGGCGTCGACTTCGGGCACTCCCACCTGCGCGTCGCGGTCGGCAACCTGGCCCACCAGGTGCTGGCCGAGCAGTCCGAGCCGATCGACGTGGACGCCTCGGCCTCCGAGGGCTTCGACCGGGCCGAGCAGCTCGTCGCGCGGCTGATCGAGTCGAGCGGCATCGACGCCGACAAGGTGATCGGCGTCGGCCTCGGCGTCCCGGGCCCGATCGACGTGGAGACCGGCGCGCTGGGGTCCACCGCCATCCTCCCGGGGTGGGGCGGCATCAACCCGCGCCAGGAACTGGCCGAGCGGCTGCGCATGCCGGTCCAGGTGGACAACGACGCGAACCTCGGTGCCCTCGGGGAGCTGGTCTGGGGCGGCGGCCGGGGCGTGAAGGACCTGGCGTACATCAAGGTGGCCAGCGGCGTCGGCGCCGGGCTGGTGATCGACGGCCGCATCTACCGCGGTCCCGGCGGCACCGCGGGCGAGATCGGCCACATCACGCTGGACGAGTCCGGCCCGGTCTGCCGCTGCGGAAACCGCGGCTGCCTGGAGACCTTCACCGCCGCCCGTTACGTGCTGGACCTGCTGCGCGGCAGCCACGGCCCGGACCTGACCCTGGCGCGCATGGTGCAGCTGGCCAGGGAGGGCGACCCCGGCTGCCGCCGGGTGATCGCGGACGTCGGCCGGCACATCGGCATGGGTGTCGCCAGCCTAGCCAACCTCTTGAACCCGAGCCGGGTGGTGCTCGGCGGTGATCTCGCGGAGGCCGGGGAGCTGGTCCTGGCGCCCATCAGGGAGTCGGTGGCGCGGTACGCGATCCCCAGCGCGGCCCGTAGGCTTTCGGTGGTCTCAGGGGGCCTCGGGGCCCGTGCGGAGGTCCTGGGCGCCCTGGCGCTGGCCCTCAGCGAAGTGGGCGATTCATCCCTTTTGGATGCTAACGTTCCTGCGGCCGTTGCTGTGCCGTAG
- a CDS encoding carbohydrate ABC transporter permease has translation MATPIKQPTPVPVFKGQPTTIGSKKTERERFADGGATLNVFSHGFLVLWGVLILLPLGWIVLGSFKNNSEIGASAWSWPSHWSFDAFSRAWEKGIGDFFVNTVIVLVFSVPLTMLLGSMTAYVLARYEFPGNRIIFYLFVGGAMFPVYLALVPLFFMVSNLGMLNTYQGLILVYVAYSLPFTVFFMHSFFRTLPTAVHEAAMIDGCSHSRAFFQVMLPMAKPGLISVGIFNVLGQWNQYILPMTLQQQQSSSDPDRSMLAQGLVNLAQQQGYSGDYPALFAGMTIAMLPVLVVYLSFQRQVQAGLTAGTLK, from the coding sequence ATGGCCACTCCCATCAAGCAGCCCACTCCGGTACCGGTATTCAAGGGGCAGCCCACCACCATCGGCAGCAAGAAGACGGAACGGGAACGCTTCGCCGACGGCGGCGCGACGCTCAACGTCTTCTCGCACGGTTTCCTGGTCCTGTGGGGCGTGCTGATCCTCCTGCCCCTGGGCTGGATCGTCCTCGGGTCCTTCAAGAACAATTCCGAGATCGGCGCGAGCGCCTGGTCCTGGCCCTCGCACTGGTCCTTCGACGCGTTCTCCCGGGCCTGGGAGAAGGGCATCGGCGACTTCTTCGTGAACACGGTGATCGTGCTGGTGTTCTCGGTGCCGCTGACGATGCTGCTCGGGTCGATGACGGCGTACGTGTTGGCGCGCTACGAGTTCCCCGGCAACCGGATCATCTTCTACCTGTTCGTCGGCGGCGCGATGTTCCCGGTGTACCTCGCCCTCGTGCCGTTGTTCTTCATGGTCAGCAACCTGGGCATGCTCAACACCTACCAGGGCCTGATCCTGGTCTACGTCGCCTACTCGCTGCCCTTCACCGTCTTCTTCATGCACTCCTTCTTCAGGACCCTGCCCACGGCGGTGCACGAGGCGGCCATGATCGACGGCTGCTCCCACTCCCGGGCCTTCTTCCAGGTGATGCTGCCGATGGCGAAGCCGGGCCTGATCAGCGTGGGCATCTTCAACGTGCTGGGCCAGTGGAACCAGTACATCCTGCCGATGACCCTGCAGCAGCAGCAGTCCAGCAGCGACCCGGACCGCTCGATGCTGGCCCAGGGCCTGGTGAACCTGGCGCAGCAGCAGGGGTACTCCGGTGACTACCCGGCGCTCTTCGCGGGCATGACCATCGCGATGCTGCCGGTGCTCGTGGTCTACCTCTCCTTCCAGCGGCAGGTGCAGGCGGGTCTGACGGCCGGCACCTTGAAGTAA